A stretch of Carya illinoinensis cultivar Pawnee chromosome 14, C.illinoinensisPawnee_v1, whole genome shotgun sequence DNA encodes these proteins:
- the LOC122295191 gene encoding aldehyde dehydrogenase family 3 member F1-like, which produces MESVGDLERDLGGMREYYSQGKTKEASWRKSQLKGLLTLLKEKEEDIFKALEQDLGKHHVEAFRDEIGTLTKSLNNALWSLKEWMSSRKAVLPKIAVLSTAEIVPEPLGLVLIFSSWNYPFGLSLEPLIGAIAAGNTVVLKLSELAPACASLLANTIPNFVDDKAVKVFQAGPTVAEQLLQQKWDKIFFTGSARIGRLVLSAAAKHLTPVTLELGGKCPAVVDSLSGSFARKAAVKRIVVGKYGACAGQACIAIDYILAENKYIPTLVEMMKVIINEMFGRNPKESHSIARIINKQHFLRLKNLLKDPNVEASIVYGGSLDEDHLFIEPTILVDPPLEAAIMTEEIFGPLLPIISLEKIEDSIQFLNSRPKPLAIYCFTKNKSLERRMISETSSGGVVFNDAVIQYAADSLPFGGVGESGMGRYHGKFSFDTFSHEKAIARRSFLTDFWYRYPPWNAHKWQLLECTYNSDYLGLLLVILGLKKPRGGSYHPAYSH; this is translated from the exons ATGGAGAGTGTGGGAGATTTGGAAAGAGATCTAGGGGGTATGAGGGAGTATTACAGTCAGGGAAAGACCAAGGAAGCATCTTGGAGGAAGTCACAGCTCAAAGGGTTGCTTACTCTCTTAAAGGAGAAAGAGGAAGATATCTTTAAGGCTCTTGAGCAGGACTTGGGAAAACACCATGTTGAGGCTTTCAGAGATGAG ATAGGAACCTTGACGAAGTCGCTTAATAATGCACTGTGGTCTTTAAAAGAATGGATGTCAAGCAGAAAG GCTGTACTGCCAAAGATTGCTGTACTTAGTACTGCTGAAATTGTTCCAGAGCCGCTAGGCCTTGTCCTCATTTTTTCATCTTGGAATTATCCCTTTG GACTGTCCTTGGAACCACTTATAGGGGCAATAGCTGCTGGAAACACAGTGGTTCTAAAGCTGTCGGAGTTAGCTCCTGCCTGTGCTTCTCTTTTGGCAAATACTATCCCCAATTTTGTGGACGATAAGGCTGTCAAGGTTTTCCAAGCTGGACCAACTGTTGCTGAACAACTCCTGCAGCAGAAATGGGACAAAATCTTCTTTACAG GAAGTGCACGTATTGGACGGCTTGTTCTTTCTGCTGCTGCAAAGCATCTGACACCTGTTACTCTGGAGTTGGGTGGAAAATGCCCTGCTGTTGTTGATTCCCTTTCTGGTTCTTTTGCTAGGAAG GCTGCTGTGAAGCGAATTGTTGTTGGGAAATACGGGGCCTGTGCTGGACAAGCGTGCATAGCAATAGATTATATCCttgcagaaaataaatatataccaaCTCTG gtagagatgATGAAGGTCATCATCAATGAAATGTTTGGAAGAAACCCAAAAGAATCACACAGTATTGCAAGGATAATAAACAAACAACATTTCTTGAGATTGAAGAATCTTCTGAAGGACCCAAATGTTGAGGCTTCTATTGTTTATGGTGGTTCATTGGACGAAGATCACTT GTTCATAGAGCCAACAATCTTGGTGGATCCCCCACTTGAAGCAGCAATCATGACAGAAGAAATCTTTGGTCCATTGCTTCCAATAATTTCA CTGGAGAAGATTGAAGACAGTATACAATTCCTGAATTCAAGACCCAAACCACTTGCTATATATtgttttaccaaaaataaatcactGGAGAGACGGATGATATCTGAAACATCATCCGGAGGCGTGGTGTTCAACGATGCAGTTATTCAA TATGCTGCTGATTCCCTCCCATTCGGAGGAGTTGGTGAAAGTGGGATGGGCAGGTACCATGGAAAGTTCTCATTTGACACATTCAGCCATGAGAAGGCCATCGCAAGAAGAAGTTTTCTCACTGATTTTTGGTATAGATATCCTCCATGGAATGCTCACAAGTGGCAACTCCTTGAGTGCACTTATAATTCAGATTATCTTGGATTACTCCTTGTCATACTGGGCTTGAAGAAGCCTAGAGGAGGATCATACCACCCTGCATATTCCCACTGA